From Cellulomonas dongxiuzhuiae, the proteins below share one genomic window:
- a CDS encoding Bug family tripartite tricarboxylate transporter substrate binding protein, whose protein sequence is MGVVTDRAGRAGRGVALLAAVLVAVLTLAGCGVTRGDDGGENRRLRMMIPNAPGGGYDQTGRAATRVMETAGLTGRFEVSNVTGASGTVAMQRLVNERGAQDLLMTMGLGVVGATYTNGSDARVSGATPIAQLIEEQEGLLVPADSPFETVDDLVTAWRADPGGVRIGGGSSPGGPDHLFPMQLADAVGVDPTQVNYIVYDGGGPLTTALLGSKIDVGTSGLAEFEGQIADGSLRVLAVSGDERLAAVDAPTLVESGIDLVFTNWRGVLAPPGIPDEVRDAHIALLEEMHGTDAWQEALETNGWVDAFVTGDEFEEFLEEQDERVSSTLDELGLL, encoded by the coding sequence ATGGGGGTCGTCACGGACCGGGCGGGGCGGGCCGGGCGTGGGGTGGCGTTGCTGGCGGCGGTCCTCGTCGCGGTGCTGACGCTCGCCGGCTGCGGCGTCACGCGCGGTGACGACGGCGGCGAGAACCGCCGGCTGCGCATGATGATCCCCAACGCGCCCGGCGGCGGGTACGACCAGACGGGTCGCGCCGCGACGCGCGTCATGGAGACCGCGGGCCTGACCGGCCGGTTCGAGGTCAGCAACGTCACGGGTGCGAGCGGGACGGTCGCCATGCAGCGGCTGGTCAACGAGCGTGGCGCGCAGGACCTGCTCATGACGATGGGCCTGGGCGTGGTGGGCGCGACGTACACGAACGGGTCCGACGCGCGCGTGAGCGGGGCGACTCCCATCGCGCAGCTCATCGAGGAGCAGGAGGGGCTGCTGGTCCCGGCCGACTCGCCGTTCGAGACGGTGGACGACCTGGTCACGGCGTGGCGCGCCGACCCGGGCGGTGTGCGGATCGGCGGCGGGTCGAGCCCGGGCGGGCCGGACCACCTGTTCCCCATGCAGCTCGCCGACGCCGTCGGCGTCGACCCGACGCAGGTCAACTACATCGTCTACGACGGCGGCGGCCCGCTGACGACGGCGCTGCTGGGCAGCAAGATCGACGTCGGCACGTCGGGCCTGGCGGAGTTCGAGGGGCAGATCGCCGACGGGTCGCTGCGCGTGCTCGCCGTCTCCGGCGACGAGCGGCTCGCGGCCGTCGACGCCCCCACGCTCGTGGAGTCCGGCATCGACCTCGTCTTCACCAACTGGCGCGGGGTGCTCGCACCCCCGGGCATCCCCGACGAGGTCCGCGACGCGCACATCGCGCTGCTCGAGGAGATGCACGGGACCGACGCGTGGCAGGAGGCGCTGGAGACCAACGGCTGGGTCGACGCGTTCGTGACGGGTGACGAGTTCGAGGAGTTCCTCGAGGAGCAGGACGAGCGGGTGTCCAGCACCCTCGACGAGCTGGGCCTGCTGTGA
- a CDS encoding polysaccharide deacetylase family protein: MENAPGLADVIRFVAAPATARTVALTFDDGPNPPDTVELLDLLAREQVPAVFCLVGVQVAAHPDLVRRIVDDGHVLANHSWRHDDLAQLSPDAVRADLQRTLDAIHAVVPDAPVPFFRAPFGHYGQAIVVAAELGMRTLDWQLAVEDWDPAPPADVLVERLGGIEPGGVVLLHDGGGDRSATVEAVRRVIPRLRADGWTFTVPRLDG; the protein is encoded by the coding sequence GTGGAGAACGCACCCGGCCTCGCCGACGTCATCCGGTTCGTCGCCGCCCCCGCGACGGCGCGCACCGTGGCGCTCACCTTCGACGACGGCCCGAACCCGCCGGACACGGTCGAGCTGCTCGACCTGCTGGCGCGTGAGCAGGTCCCGGCCGTGTTCTGCCTGGTCGGCGTGCAGGTGGCGGCGCACCCGGACCTGGTGCGGCGCATCGTCGACGACGGGCACGTGCTGGCCAACCACTCGTGGCGCCACGACGACCTCGCGCAGCTCTCGCCCGATGCCGTCCGCGCGGACCTGCAGCGCACGCTCGACGCGATCCACGCGGTCGTGCCCGACGCACCCGTCCCGTTCTTCCGGGCACCGTTCGGGCACTACGGGCAGGCGATCGTCGTCGCCGCCGAGCTCGGCATGCGCACGCTCGACTGGCAGCTGGCCGTCGAGGACTGGGACCCGGCCCCGCCCGCCGACGTGCTCGTCGAGCGGCTCGGTGGCATCGAGCCCGGCGGCGTCGTCCTGCTGCACGACGGCGGCGGCGACCGCAGCGCGACCGTCGAGGCGGTCCGGCGCGTGATCCCGCGCCTACGCGCGGACGGGTGGACGTTCACGGTGCCGCGACTCGACGGCTGA
- the gtfA gene encoding sucrose phosphorylase — protein sequence MTHRGPQLITYADRLAGDLPGLRALLDGPLAGAFDGVHVLPFYTPFDGVDAGFDPRDHTEVDPRLGTWDDVRALAAGRDVMADVIVNHVSGESARFRDVREHGDASPHAPMFLTLGAVFPDGASEEDLARIYRPRPGLPFTAMTLGGQRRLVWTTFTPDQVDIDLRTPEAWDYLTSVVDALTAGGVTMLRLDAVGYTGKEAGTDCFMTPATDAYTERIVEQARERGAQVLVEVHGHHTQQIEIARKVDLVYDFALPPLVLHALTAADLEPLAGWLRIRPANTVTVLDTHDGIGIVDVGPSDLRPGEPGLLAPEKIDALVERIHDNSGGTSRQATGAAASNLDLYQVNCTFYDALARDDRRYVLARLLQLFVPGIPQVYYVGLLAGSNDMDLLAVTGVGRDVNRHHFTAGEVEDALTHPAVRGQLAGLRLRATHPAFGGDFAWDLDGTRGTLVRTAGDARATLTFDVADGSFEVRATDDDVERVVLTEADVAG from the coding sequence GTGACCCACCGCGGCCCCCAGCTGATCACGTACGCCGACCGCCTCGCCGGCGACCTGCCGGGCCTGCGCGCGCTGCTCGACGGGCCGCTCGCGGGGGCCTTCGACGGCGTGCACGTGCTGCCGTTCTACACCCCGTTCGACGGCGTGGACGCCGGGTTCGACCCGCGCGACCACACCGAGGTCGACCCGCGCCTCGGCACGTGGGACGACGTGCGCGCGCTGGCCGCCGGCCGGGACGTCATGGCCGACGTCATCGTCAACCACGTGTCGGGAGAGTCCGCTCGCTTCCGGGACGTGCGCGAGCACGGCGACGCCTCGCCGCACGCACCGATGTTCCTCACCCTCGGCGCGGTGTTCCCCGACGGCGCGTCCGAGGAGGACCTCGCGCGCATCTACCGCCCGCGTCCGGGCCTGCCGTTCACGGCCATGACGCTCGGCGGGCAGCGGCGCCTGGTGTGGACGACGTTCACGCCCGACCAGGTCGACATCGACCTGCGCACCCCCGAGGCCTGGGACTACCTGACGTCGGTCGTCGACGCGCTCACGGCGGGCGGCGTGACGATGCTGCGCCTGGACGCCGTGGGGTACACGGGCAAGGAGGCGGGCACCGACTGCTTCATGACGCCCGCGACCGACGCGTACACCGAGCGCATCGTCGAGCAGGCGCGCGAGCGCGGCGCGCAGGTGCTGGTCGAGGTGCACGGGCACCACACGCAGCAGATCGAGATCGCCCGCAAGGTCGACCTGGTCTACGACTTCGCGCTGCCCCCGCTCGTGCTGCACGCGCTGACGGCCGCGGACCTGGAGCCGCTGGCGGGCTGGCTGCGGATCCGCCCGGCCAACACGGTGACGGTCCTCGACACGCACGACGGCATCGGCATCGTCGACGTCGGCCCGTCCGACCTGCGCCCCGGCGAGCCGGGCCTGCTGGCGCCGGAGAAGATCGACGCGCTCGTCGAGCGGATCCACGACAACAGCGGCGGCACGTCCCGCCAGGCGACCGGTGCGGCCGCGTCGAACCTCGACCTCTACCAGGTCAACTGCACGTTCTACGACGCCCTGGCCCGCGACGACCGACGCTACGTGCTGGCGCGCCTGCTGCAGCTGTTCGTGCCCGGCATCCCGCAGGTCTACTACGTGGGCCTGCTGGCCGGGTCCAACGACATGGACCTGCTGGCGGTCACCGGCGTCGGCCGCGACGTCAACCGCCACCACTTCACCGCGGGCGAGGTCGAGGACGCGCTGACGCACCCCGCGGTCCGCGGGCAGCTCGCCGGGCTGCGGCTGCGCGCGACGCACCCGGCGTTCGGCGGTGACTTCGCGTGGGACCTCGACGGGACGCGCGGGACGCTCGTGCGGACCGCCGGTGACGCCCGCGCGACGCTCACGTTCGACGTCGCCGACGGCTCGTTCGAGGTCCGCGCCACGGACGACGACGTCGAGCGCGTCGTGCTCACGGAGGCGGACGTCGCGGGCTGA
- a CDS encoding alpha/beta hydrolase — protein sequence MTTTTRPPFDPAVAAALAAARSGDVVTTLAPDEIAGLRARALPPVLEEVAVAAGRTLTWHAAPGPDGAVRVALLRPDVVGPVPVLLHLHGGGLVVGTVSDDVAAATQAGPGWAVASVDYRLAPEHPYPAAVEDAYAALVWLVEQADALGLDPARVVVAGISAGGGLAAALALLARDRGGPCLAGQLLVCPMLDDRNDSASGHQMAGVGTWDRTANATAWAAYLGDAAGGPETPPSASAARAVTLGGLPPAYVDVGSAETFRDECVAYAARIWADGGDAELHVWPGGCHGFDGLVPEAPVSRDARHARARWLARLLDRLATAPAATSDAP from the coding sequence ATGACGACGACCACCCGTCCGCCGTTCGACCCGGCGGTCGCGGCCGCCCTGGCGGCGGCGCGGTCGGGCGACGTCGTGACGACGCTCGCCCCCGACGAGATCGCCGGGCTGCGGGCGCGCGCCCTGCCGCCCGTGCTGGAGGAGGTCGCCGTGGCGGCCGGGCGCACGCTCACGTGGCACGCGGCCCCCGGGCCGGACGGCGCCGTGCGCGTCGCGCTGCTGCGCCCCGACGTCGTGGGACCCGTGCCGGTCCTGCTGCACCTGCACGGCGGCGGGCTGGTGGTGGGCACGGTGTCCGACGACGTCGCCGCCGCTACGCAGGCCGGGCCCGGCTGGGCCGTCGCGTCGGTGGACTACCGCCTGGCGCCCGAGCACCCGTACCCCGCGGCCGTCGAGGACGCGTACGCGGCGCTCGTGTGGCTCGTCGAGCAGGCCGACGCCCTCGGGCTCGACCCCGCTCGCGTCGTCGTCGCGGGCATCAGCGCCGGTGGCGGCCTGGCGGCCGCGCTCGCGCTGCTGGCGCGCGACCGCGGCGGCCCGTGCCTCGCGGGCCAGCTGCTCGTGTGCCCCATGCTCGACGACCGCAACGACAGCGCGTCGGGGCACCAGATGGCCGGCGTCGGCACGTGGGACCGCACCGCCAACGCGACCGCGTGGGCCGCGTACCTCGGCGACGCCGCGGGCGGGCCGGAGACCCCGCCGTCCGCATCGGCCGCGCGTGCGGTGACGCTCGGCGGGCTGCCGCCCGCGTACGTCGACGTCGGCTCGGCGGAGACGTTCCGCGACGAGTGCGTCGCGTACGCCGCACGCATCTGGGCGGACGGCGGCGACGCCGAGCTGCACGTGTGGCCCGGCGGCTGCCACGGCTTCGACGGCCTGGTCCCCGAGGCGCCCGTCTCGCGCGACGCGCGCCACGCGCGCGCACGATGGTTGGCGCGTCTGCTCGACCGCCTCGCCACCGCGCCGGCCGCCACGTCCGACGCCCCCTGA
- a CDS encoding carbohydrate ABC transporter permease, which yields MIVSRREAWLGRALLVLLMAVTIVPFISLFVTALHKPGTYPSGLEWPETPYWSNFVDAFQAADMWALLWSSFLIEAGVVPAALLIATLAGFSLGHLRPPGHRWIFLGFVLGLTLPFQAIIVPLYYQMRDLGLLNTRWAIILPLLGLYMPFAVMWMRAHFVTMPPDLSEAARIDGANTWKLFTRVHVPLSRPALSALGILMFLWTWNQFLLAVVLVDDPKNRTMAGALGAFQGQWGTDIPLLCAGSLLILTPTLIVFLAFQRQFVSALMQGALKG from the coding sequence ATGATCGTCTCGCGTCGTGAGGCGTGGCTCGGCCGCGCCCTGCTGGTCCTGCTGATGGCCGTGACGATCGTGCCGTTCATCAGCCTGTTCGTCACCGCGCTGCACAAGCCCGGCACGTACCCCTCCGGGCTGGAGTGGCCCGAGACGCCGTACTGGTCGAACTTCGTCGACGCCTTCCAGGCCGCCGACATGTGGGCTCTGCTGTGGTCGAGCTTCCTCATCGAGGCGGGCGTCGTGCCCGCGGCGCTGCTCATCGCGACGCTCGCCGGGTTCTCGCTCGGGCACCTGCGCCCCCCGGGCCACCGGTGGATCTTCCTCGGGTTCGTCCTCGGGCTGACCCTGCCGTTCCAGGCGATCATCGTGCCGCTGTACTACCAGATGCGGGACCTGGGCCTGCTGAACACCCGGTGGGCGATCATCCTGCCGCTGCTGGGGCTGTACATGCCGTTCGCCGTCATGTGGATGCGCGCGCACTTCGTCACCATGCCCCCGGACCTGTCCGAGGCCGCCCGGATCGACGGCGCGAACACGTGGAAGCTGTTCACGCGCGTGCACGTGCCGCTGTCGCGGCCGGCCCTCTCGGCGCTGGGCATCCTCATGTTCCTGTGGACGTGGAACCAGTTCCTGCTCGCCGTCGTGCTGGTCGACGACCCGAAGAACCGCACCATGGCCGGTGCGCTGGGCGCCTTCCAGGGCCAGTGGGGCACGGACATCCCGCTGCTGTGCGCGGGTTCGCTGCTCATCCTCACGCCGACGCTGATCGTGTTCCTCGCCTTCCAGCGGCAGTTCGTCTCGGCGCTCATGCAGGGGGCGCTGAAGGGATGA
- a CDS encoding carbohydrate ABC transporter permease — MRTAGRPGRREVAAPASTSLEARRRALRARRLRRGWVALGLVVPAAAFYVMFVLRPLVLTVQYSFYDWNGVGAATWAGVGNYTRLVDKPELLGSIVNALELIIYFSFVPVILGLLTAATIRKFATSRLAMVSRTVLFLPQVIPLVAAGIMWTWMLATDGVVNELMRAVGLGSVTRAWLGDTSTALGAVGVIGAWVALGLCLLLLLSAMTKIDPALFEAARIDGAGAIREFFAITLPSVRQEIGVCVTVTVIAALAAFDIVYISTQGGPANSTLVPGLEIYYLGFFSREVGQASALAVVFMALVLAVVLPIQRLTKEED, encoded by the coding sequence ATGCGGACGGCCGGTCGGCCCGGTCGCCGCGAGGTCGCCGCTCCTGCGTCGACCAGCCTCGAGGCCAGGCGCCGCGCCCTTCGGGCGCGGCGCCTGCGCCGGGGCTGGGTGGCTCTCGGCCTCGTGGTCCCGGCGGCAGCCTTCTACGTGATGTTCGTGCTGCGCCCGCTCGTGCTGACGGTGCAGTACTCGTTCTACGACTGGAACGGCGTCGGCGCCGCGACGTGGGCCGGCGTCGGCAACTACACGCGCCTCGTCGACAAGCCGGAGCTGCTCGGGTCGATCGTCAACGCGCTCGAGCTGATCATCTACTTCAGCTTCGTCCCCGTGATCCTCGGCCTGCTCACCGCGGCCACGATCCGCAAGTTCGCCACCAGCCGCCTCGCGATGGTGTCCCGCACCGTGCTGTTCCTGCCGCAGGTCATCCCGCTGGTCGCGGCCGGCATCATGTGGACGTGGATGCTCGCCACGGACGGCGTCGTCAACGAGCTGATGCGCGCCGTCGGCCTCGGCTCCGTGACCCGCGCCTGGCTGGGTGACACCAGCACCGCGCTCGGCGCGGTCGGCGTGATCGGTGCCTGGGTCGCCCTGGGCCTGTGCCTCCTGCTGCTGCTGTCCGCCATGACGAAGATCGACCCGGCCCTGTTCGAGGCCGCGCGCATCGACGGTGCCGGCGCGATCCGCGAGTTCTTCGCGATCACCCTGCCGAGCGTGCGCCAGGAGATCGGCGTGTGCGTCACCGTGACCGTCATCGCCGCGCTCGCCGCGTTCGACATCGTCTACATCTCCACGCAGGGCGGGCCGGCCAACTCGACCCTCGTCCCCGGCCTGGAGATCTACTACCTCGGCTTCTTCTCCCGCGAGGTCGGCCAGGCGTCCGCGCTGGCCGTGGTCTTCATGGCGCTCGTGCTGGCCGTCGTGCTGCCGATCCAGCGTCTGACGAAGGAGGAGGACTGA
- a CDS encoding ABC transporter substrate-binding protein, producing the protein MFLASILALTACSAPGSDTTDDATPEGTATAAGGDWTCEGDVTLSAYLETGFPLSTALFEEFEKQYPNVTFDVREDQFAVITQNAPRVLADNPPDLMRLPQMSDLVGDGLLYDLDAAAEHFGWDEWPASQLAQMRVDEEGRRGDGPLYAMGKNYSMTGVFYNTELAAQIGMTEAPKTLAELDEWMQKAKDAGITPSTQFNGGATGGLAFPLQLLMASYGDVDAINDWTFQQPDARIDTDSNVEAAAHLKKWIDAGYFAEDINSLDYAQMMGRFIDGESLFIFNGDWESGTLDSQMAGKAGFFLMPPVEEGGKVGAMSAPLTFGISSKAENPECAAFFFDWIATNDEARAIAVEVGGSHPMGPADAFMPEVDPESVTGQTLAAGATIAADNGSMEFIANATGAIYAKSWTPNLQKLVAGDQTAEGLLQAVQTDYESEING; encoded by the coding sequence GTGTTCCTGGCAAGCATCCTCGCACTCACCGCGTGCAGCGCACCCGGCAGCGACACGACCGACGACGCGACGCCCGAGGGCACCGCGACCGCTGCAGGCGGTGACTGGACCTGCGAGGGCGACGTCACGCTCAGCGCCTACCTCGAGACCGGCTTCCCGCTCTCCACCGCGCTGTTCGAGGAGTTCGAGAAGCAGTACCCGAACGTCACGTTCGACGTCCGCGAGGACCAGTTCGCCGTCATCACCCAGAACGCCCCCCGCGTGCTGGCCGACAACCCGCCGGACCTCATGCGCCTGCCGCAGATGTCGGACCTCGTCGGTGACGGCCTGCTCTACGACCTCGACGCCGCCGCCGAGCACTTCGGCTGGGACGAGTGGCCCGCCTCGCAGCTCGCGCAGATGCGGGTCGACGAGGAGGGTCGCCGTGGTGACGGCCCCCTGTACGCCATGGGCAAGAACTACTCGATGACCGGTGTCTTCTACAACACCGAGCTCGCCGCGCAGATCGGCATGACCGAGGCCCCCAAGACGCTCGCCGAGCTCGACGAGTGGATGCAGAAGGCCAAGGACGCGGGCATCACCCCGTCCACGCAGTTCAACGGTGGTGCCACCGGGGGTCTGGCGTTCCCGCTCCAGCTGCTCATGGCCTCCTACGGCGACGTGGACGCGATCAACGACTGGACCTTCCAGCAGCCGGACGCGCGCATCGACACCGACAGCAACGTCGAGGCCGCCGCGCACCTCAAGAAGTGGATCGACGCCGGCTACTTCGCCGAGGACATCAACTCGCTCGACTACGCGCAGATGATGGGCCGCTTCATCGACGGAGAGAGCCTGTTCATCTTCAACGGCGACTGGGAGTCGGGCACGCTCGACTCGCAGATGGCGGGCAAGGCCGGCTTCTTCCTCATGCCCCCGGTCGAGGAGGGCGGCAAGGTCGGCGCCATGTCGGCCCCGCTGACGTTCGGCATCTCGTCCAAGGCGGAGAACCCGGAGTGCGCGGCGTTCTTCTTCGACTGGATCGCCACGAACGACGAGGCGCGCGCGATCGCCGTCGAGGTCGGCGGCTCGCACCCCATGGGCCCGGCCGACGCCTTCATGCCTGAGGTCGACCCCGAGTCCGTGACCGGCCAGACCCTCGCGGCGGGCGCCACCATCGCCGCGGACAACGGCTCGATGGAGTTCATCGCGAACGCCACCGGCGCCATCTACGCCAAGAGCTGGACCCCCAACCTGCAGAAGCTCGTCGCCGGTGACCAGACCGCCGAGGGCCTGCTGCAGGCCGTCCAGACCGACTACGAGAGCGAGATCAACGGCTGA
- a CDS encoding LacI family DNA-binding transcriptional regulator, with protein MTRRVTLADVARAAGVSSTTASLVLSGRGSELRISPGVQERVRDASADLGYRPNIVSVGLRKGTTRTLGLVSDTVATGQMAGDMIKGAIEAARDHGYMLFIGETEGDPAIESALIDAMLDRRVDGIVLTSMFTRTRAVPAALERLPTVLLNTLPAGPTRAPAVVPDEVEAGRAAARVLLDAGHRDIHLVGAGPGADDVPPDTVAGVERLAGIREVLHAAGLEPASSHLCDDWTPPQGWAATHDLLAHHPRPRAVICFNDRLAFGTYQALQESGLRIPDDVSVVSFDNYPMADWLRPGVSSFAIPHEALGRRAVELLLAEVAGTPAVPVVHRLPVPLAARGSVAPA; from the coding sequence GTGACCCGACGCGTGACCCTCGCCGACGTGGCCCGCGCCGCCGGGGTGTCGTCCACGACGGCCTCGCTCGTGCTGTCCGGTCGAGGCTCCGAGCTGCGCATCTCGCCCGGCGTGCAGGAGCGGGTCCGCGACGCGTCCGCCGACCTGGGCTACCGCCCCAACATCGTGTCCGTCGGGCTGCGCAAGGGCACCACGCGGACGCTCGGGCTCGTCTCCGACACGGTCGCGACGGGCCAGATGGCCGGCGACATGATCAAGGGCGCCATCGAGGCCGCCCGCGACCACGGCTACATGCTGTTCATCGGCGAGACCGAGGGCGACCCCGCCATCGAGAGCGCCCTCATCGACGCGATGCTCGACCGGCGCGTCGACGGGATCGTGCTCACGTCGATGTTCACGCGCACGCGTGCGGTGCCGGCCGCGCTCGAGCGCCTGCCCACGGTGCTGCTCAACACCCTGCCCGCCGGGCCGACGCGCGCGCCCGCCGTCGTCCCCGACGAGGTCGAGGCGGGCCGCGCCGCCGCGCGCGTGCTCCTCGACGCCGGGCACCGCGACATCCACCTCGTCGGCGCCGGCCCCGGGGCCGACGACGTGCCGCCCGACACGGTCGCGGGCGTCGAGCGCCTCGCCGGCATCCGCGAGGTCCTGCACGCGGCAGGCCTCGAGCCCGCGTCGAGCCACCTGTGCGACGACTGGACGCCGCCGCAGGGCTGGGCCGCGACCCACGACCTGCTCGCGCACCACCCGCGGCCGCGCGCCGTCATCTGCTTCAACGACCGCCTGGCGTTCGGCACGTACCAGGCCCTGCAGGAGAGCGGCCTGCGCATCCCCGACGACGTGTCCGTCGTGTCCTTCGACAACTACCCCATGGCGGACTGGCTGCGACCGGGCGTGTCGTCGTTCGCGATCCCGCACGAGGCGCTCGGACGGCGCGCGGTCGAGCTGCTGCTCGCCGAGGTCGCCGGCACCCCCGCCGTGCCCGTGGTGCACCGCCTGCCGGTGCCGCTGGCCGCACGGGGCTCGGTCGCCCCGGCCTGA
- a CDS encoding nuclease-related domain-containing DEAD/DEAH box helicase, with protein MPAGDSAAQEASRQLALAAAHDRAAADARASASRYGVASATEQRTAAALAPLAAAGYHLLADRQWPGSRRAQVDMVVVGPGGVFIVDTKAWADVTIADDRIHRGQEDVTDDLMTLADLAYRTEGELAEVGLAPGEVHAVAVLAGRSGVDERVGPVHVVGDRDVLRQIARRGSRLGTRQVDAVLARCLEWFTHVAGPAPVSTTLPEPVLPAPRGPVLLTAGEPLLTVDEPLLSEAEVQRAMLEGLMAEPVEEWMAFLHPTQARIVRRSYNGPARIRGAAGTGKTVVALHRAAYLARTREGKVLVTTYIRTLPDVLRQLLTRLAPDVVDRVEFAGVHETAKRILDERGVTHRIDGRQIASAWTAAWGKVAGGSVIDTDRHEQEYWHDEVSYVIKGRGLTRWEQYADLPRLGRRHRLGPQQRRVVWLLYEAYEKELRDRGVHDFADQISLAEAELRREPPTGRYTAVVVDEAQDLTCVMIRMLHAFVGDAPDGLTLVGDGQQTIYPGGFTLAEAGVSVAGRGSVLDVNYRNTREILQFASLLVKDDEFADIEGTTARGDRPTQVLRSGPKPVYVRCAGEADRQRRMVLRVHEVVAEVGTNFGDVGVLSLSRRGVEAATEALKKAGVPVVNLEKYDGVPVNRVKVGTIKRAKGLEFKQVLVVDLVASWITEKAEELDDVDRERRDFRLRELYVAMTRARDGLWVASI; from the coding sequence ATGCCTGCAGGTGACTCCGCGGCGCAGGAGGCGAGCCGACAGCTCGCGCTCGCTGCCGCGCACGACAGGGCCGCGGCCGACGCGCGCGCGAGCGCGTCGCGCTACGGCGTCGCGTCCGCGACCGAGCAGCGCACCGCCGCGGCCCTGGCACCGCTCGCCGCCGCCGGCTACCACCTGCTGGCCGACCGCCAGTGGCCGGGCAGCCGGCGCGCGCAGGTCGACATGGTCGTGGTCGGGCCGGGCGGCGTGTTCATCGTCGACACCAAGGCCTGGGCCGACGTGACGATCGCCGACGACCGGATCCACCGCGGTCAGGAGGACGTCACCGACGACCTCATGACGCTCGCCGACCTGGCGTACCGCACCGAGGGTGAGCTCGCCGAGGTGGGCCTGGCCCCCGGTGAGGTGCACGCCGTCGCGGTCCTCGCGGGGCGGTCGGGGGTCGACGAGCGGGTCGGGCCCGTGCACGTCGTGGGCGACCGCGACGTGCTGCGCCAGATCGCGCGCCGCGGCTCGCGGCTGGGGACGCGGCAGGTCGACGCGGTGCTCGCGCGGTGCCTCGAGTGGTTCACGCACGTCGCGGGGCCGGCGCCCGTCAGCACGACGCTCCCCGAGCCCGTCCTGCCCGCCCCGCGCGGTCCGGTGCTGCTCACGGCCGGCGAGCCGCTGCTCACGGTCGACGAGCCGCTGCTCAGCGAGGCCGAGGTGCAGCGGGCGATGCTCGAGGGGCTCATGGCCGAGCCCGTCGAGGAGTGGATGGCCTTCCTGCACCCCACGCAGGCCCGCATCGTGCGCCGGTCCTACAACGGGCCCGCCCGCATCCGCGGCGCCGCCGGCACGGGCAAGACGGTCGTCGCGCTGCACCGTGCCGCGTACCTGGCGCGGACCCGCGAGGGCAAGGTCCTGGTCACCACGTACATCCGCACGCTGCCCGACGTGCTGCGCCAGCTGCTGACGCGGCTCGCCCCCGACGTCGTGGACCGCGTCGAGTTCGCCGGCGTGCACGAGACCGCCAAGCGCATCCTCGACGAGCGCGGCGTCACCCACCGCATCGACGGCCGGCAGATCGCGTCGGCGTGGACCGCGGCGTGGGGCAAGGTTGCGGGCGGCAGCGTCATCGACACGGACCGTCACGAGCAGGAGTACTGGCACGACGAGGTCAGCTACGTCATCAAGGGTCGCGGCCTGACGCGCTGGGAGCAGTACGCGGACCTGCCCCGGCTCGGGCGCCGTCACCGGCTCGGCCCGCAGCAGCGACGCGTCGTGTGGCTGCTCTACGAGGCGTACGAGAAGGAGCTGCGGGACCGCGGCGTGCACGACTTCGCCGACCAGATCTCGCTCGCGGAGGCCGAGCTGCGGCGCGAGCCGCCGACCGGCCGGTACACCGCGGTCGTCGTCGACGAGGCGCAGGACCTCACGTGCGTGATGATCCGCATGCTGCACGCGTTCGTCGGGGACGCCCCCGACGGTCTGACGCTCGTGGGTGACGGCCAGCAGACGATCTACCCCGGCGGCTTCACGCTCGCGGAGGCGGGCGTGTCCGTCGCCGGCCGCGGCTCGGTCCTCGACGTCAACTACCGCAACACGCGCGAGATCCTGCAGTTCGCGTCCCTGCTGGTCAAGGACGACGAGTTCGCGGACATCGAGGGCACGACCGCGCGCGGCGACCGGCCCACGCAGGTGCTGCGCAGCGGGCCGAAGCCGGTGTACGTGCGCTGCGCCGGCGAGGCCGACCGGCAGCGCCGCATGGTCCTGCGGGTGCACGAGGTGGTCGCCGAGGTCGGCACCAACTTCGGCGACGTCGGGGTGCTCTCGCTGTCACGGCGCGGCGTCGAGGCGGCCACCGAGGCGCTGAAGAAGGCGGGTGTCCCCGTCGTCAACCTCGAGAAGTACGACGGCGTGCCCGTCAACCGCGTCAAGGTGGGCACGATCAAGCGCGCCAAGGGCCTGGAGTTCAAGCAGGTCCTCGTGGTCGACCTGGTCGCGTCGTGGATCACCGAGAAGGCCGAGGAGCTGGACGACGTGGACCGTGAGCGCCGCGACTTCCGCCTGCGTGAGCTGTACGTCGCGATGACGCGGGCGCGCGACGGGCTGTGGGTGGCGTCGATCTGA